Proteins from a genomic interval of Thunnus thynnus chromosome 5, fThuThy2.1, whole genome shotgun sequence:
- the spi1a gene encoding transcription factor PU.1a isoform X2, translating to MMDGYVISSASEEMIPNESENYRPPAELYPYLTNVGEIYEDHRWAFHSERVQPADFENSPVNHLTELQSVSPQQLIQPYRFSSESLPLHLDPPLAPLSVSPQYPPSASPPHYYSEGEQRGISPPLEVSEGEDEFEDQSHPSLRKDTNNKKKIRLYQFLLDLLRNGDMSDSIWWVDQEKGIFQFSTKHKEALANRWGLQKGNRKKMTYQKMARALRNYGKTGEIKKVKKKLTYQFSEEVLRNLYSRQYH from the exons ATGATGGACGGATATGTCATATCATCT GCTTCAGAGGAAATGATTCCAAATGAGTCAGAGAATTATCGGCCACCGGCAGAGCTGTACCCCTACCTCACTAATGTGGGGGAGATTTATGAAG ACCATAGATGGGCCTTCCACTCGGAGCGCGTCCAGCCGGCTGACTTTGAGAATTCTCCAGTAAATcacctcacagagctgcagtcTGTGTCTCCTCAACAACTGATACAACCCTACCGCTTCAGCAGTGAGTCCCTGCCCCTCCACCTGGATCCACCACTCGCACCTCTCTCAGTGTCGCCACAA TACCCACCCTCTGCCTCGCCGCCCCATTACTACTCAGAAGGGGAACAAAGAGGAATCAGTCCCCCGCTCGAGGTATCAGAAGGGGAGGATGAATTTGAAGACCAAAGCCACCCCTCCTTAAGGAAAGACACTA acaacaagaagaaaatccGCTTGTACCAGTTCCTCTTGGACTTGCTACGAAATGGTGACATGAGCGACAGCATCTGGTGGGTCGACCAGGAAAAGGGCATCTTCCAgttttcaacaaaacacaaagaagctCTGGCAAACCGCTGGGGTCTTCAGAAAGGAAACCGGAAAAAAATGACCTACCAAAAAATGGCTCGGGCTTTGAGGAACTATGGTAAAACCGGAGAgattaaaaaagtaaagaagaagCTAACCTACCAGTTCAGTGAGGAAGTTCTGAGGAACCTCTATTCACGTCAGTATCACTGA
- the spi1a gene encoding transcription factor PU.1a isoform X1: protein MMDGYVISSASEEMIPNESENYRPPAELYPYLTNVGEIYEDHRWAFHSERVQPADFENSPVNHLTELQSVSPQQLIQPYRFSSESLPLHLDPPLAPLSVSPQIPYYTSSLCYQYPPSASPPHYYSEGEQRGISPPLEVSEGEDEFEDQSHPSLRKDTNNKKKIRLYQFLLDLLRNGDMSDSIWWVDQEKGIFQFSTKHKEALANRWGLQKGNRKKMTYQKMARALRNYGKTGEIKKVKKKLTYQFSEEVLRNLYSRQYH from the exons ATGATGGACGGATATGTCATATCATCT GCTTCAGAGGAAATGATTCCAAATGAGTCAGAGAATTATCGGCCACCGGCAGAGCTGTACCCCTACCTCACTAATGTGGGGGAGATTTATGAAG ACCATAGATGGGCCTTCCACTCGGAGCGCGTCCAGCCGGCTGACTTTGAGAATTCTCCAGTAAATcacctcacagagctgcagtcTGTGTCTCCTCAACAACTGATACAACCCTACCGCTTCAGCAGTGAGTCCCTGCCCCTCCACCTGGATCCACCACTCGCACCTCTCTCAGTGTCGCCACAA ATTCCATATTACACCTCATCCCTGTGCTACCAGTACCCACCCTCTGCCTCGCCGCCCCATTACTACTCAGAAGGGGAACAAAGAGGAATCAGTCCCCCGCTCGAGGTATCAGAAGGGGAGGATGAATTTGAAGACCAAAGCCACCCCTCCTTAAGGAAAGACACTA acaacaagaagaaaatccGCTTGTACCAGTTCCTCTTGGACTTGCTACGAAATGGTGACATGAGCGACAGCATCTGGTGGGTCGACCAGGAAAAGGGCATCTTCCAgttttcaacaaaacacaaagaagctCTGGCAAACCGCTGGGGTCTTCAGAAAGGAAACCGGAAAAAAATGACCTACCAAAAAATGGCTCGGGCTTTGAGGAACTATGGTAAAACCGGAGAgattaaaaaagtaaagaagaagCTAACCTACCAGTTCAGTGAGGAAGTTCTGAGGAACCTCTATTCACGTCAGTATCACTGA
- the fibina gene encoding fin bud initiation factor a, with product MMDPVPLLLIIVASLPCYSAVYTGPLQPEISNGTFHHFYVPDGDYDDTEDPEKCQMLFKFSDVYPCGFSEESDSVVRDDFILTKLQAEDAARLLESIGRTVAHDLDGEDSYGKFLRREISQIGEAFSNVDKSLLELEVKFKQSQETELREEQQLNGHVVKQVGDIRDSLRETTDISVGLKDKHELLALIIRSHGTRLSRLKTEFLNVGL from the coding sequence aTGATGGATCCCGTCCCACTGCTGCTCATCATAGTCGCATCTTTACCATGTTACTCGGCAGTCTACACCGGGCCCCTCCAACCGGAGATCTCCAATGGCACCTTCCATCACTTCTATGTCCCGGACGGAGATTACGACGATACTGAGGACCCGGAGAAGTGCCAGATGCTGTTTAAATTCTCGGATGTGTATCCGTGCGGGTTCTCCGAGGAGAGCGACTCCGTGGTGCGGGACGACTTCATCCTCACCAAGCTGCAGGCGGAGGACGCGGCGCGGCTGCTGGAGAGCATCGGCCGGACTGTGGCGCACGACCTGGACGGAGAGGACAGCTACGGCAAGTTCCTCCGGCGGGAGATCTCACAGATCGGCGAGGCGTTTTCAAACGTGGACAAATCCCTGCTGGAACTGGAGGTGAAGTTTAAACAAAGCCAAGAAACTGAGCTGAGAGAGGAGCAACAGCTGAACGGTCATGTGGTGAAACAAGTGGGTGACATCAGGGACAGTTTGAGGGAAACTACGGACATCTCTGTGGGactgaaagacaaacatgaGCTGCTGGCTCTCATCATTCGCAGTCATGGTACTAGACTGAGCCGCCTGAAAACAGAGTTTCTTAATGTAGGATTATAA
- the tmem276a gene encoding transmembrane protein 178B: MAAMRTLTVAGLFLAFCALGLIAVAISTDNWYETDARRHRERCKNYSNKRNDPGYIYISNNNLPLRMLPKEKNVERRGSSVSGEMLLRAKRHFLPPAPAMESLCSRHFNSTITGLWRKCHRGGFDLETEDLIFKGLVPRCTPIKYYYSSAVLPRNLPINLTKTIRQDEWHALHLQRMTVSFIGMAISIILFGWIIGVLGCCKEHDLMQYVAGLLFLMGGTCCIISLCTCVAGINFELSRYPRYMFGIPDDISHGYGWSMFCAWGGLGLTLLAGFLCTLAPSLYPPHTPVVHKPRQENGCV, encoded by the exons ATGGCTGCTATGAGGACTTTAACCGTGGCGGGTctctttttggcattttgcgCTTTGGGACTGATTGCAGTGGCCATCAGCACTGACAACTGGTACGAGACTGATGCGAGGAGGCACCGGGAACGCTGCAAGAATtattcaaacaaaagaaacGACCCTGGCTACATTTACATCTCCAACAACAACCTTCCACTTCGCATGTTGCCAAAGGAGAAAAATGTGGAGAGAAGAGGCTCCAGTGTCAGCGGCGAGATGCTGCTGCGGGCTAAGCGGCACTTCTTGCCTCCTGCCCCGGCCATGGAGTCCCTCTGCAGTCGGCATTTCAACTCCACCATCACGGGACTGTGGAGAAAGTGCCACCGAGGGGGGTTTGACTTGGAGACAGAGGATTTGATCTTTAAAG GATTGGTTCCGCGCTGCACACCAATAAAATACTACTACTCATCAGCGGTGCTCCCAAGAAATCTGCCAATCAATCTGACGAAGACAATAAGGCAGGATGAGTGGCACGCGCTCC ACCTCCAGAGGATGACGGTCAGCTTCATAGGCATGGCCATATCCATCATCCTCTTCGGCTGGATCATTGGGGTGCTGGGATGCTGTAAGGAGCATGATCTGATGCAGTATGTCGCTGGACTGCTCTTCCTCATGGGAG GGACATGCTGCATAATCTCCCTTTGCACATGCGTGGCCGGGATCAACTTTGAACTGTCCCGCTATCCTCGCTACATGTTTGGAATACCAGATGACATCAGTCACGGTTATGGCTGGTCCATGTTTTGTGCTTGGGGTGGACTGGGCCTTACGTTGCTGGCTGGCTTCCTGTGCACACTTGCTCCTTCCCTCTACCCTCCACACACCCCTGTGGTGCACAAGCCCAGGCAGGAGAACGGCTGTGTGTGA